Proteins encoded together in one Chelonoidis abingdonii isolate Lonesome George chromosome 1, CheloAbing_2.0, whole genome shotgun sequence window:
- the GGA1 gene encoding ADP-ribosylation factor-binding protein GGA1 isoform X2, whose product MEPDTLESWINRATNPLNKDLDWDSINAFCEQLNKELEGPPLATRLLAHKIQSPQEWEAIQALTVLETCMKNCGKRFHDEVGKFRFLNELIKVVSPKYLGSRTPEKVKLKILELMYSWTLGLPEEVKITEAYHMLKKQGIVKSDPKLPDEAPLPLPPPRPKNIIFDDEEKSKMLARLLKSSHSEDLRAANKLIKEMVQEDQKRMEKISKRTNAIEEVNNNVKLLTEMVTNYSKGETTESSEDLMKELCQRCERLRPMLFRLASDTEDNDEALAEILQANDNLTQVINLYKQLVRGEEINGETVGGPLRGSTSALLDLSGLDMPAPGPSYPALPTLLGGSMLPVPDPASSVSLLDDELMSLGLNDPAPQAGDSSGWNSFQDSSEPSLPSITTAPALKAEAGTPAPGPSSVTSGLDDLDLLGKTLLQQSLPPESQQVRWEKQPPPRLTLRDLQNKTSSGTSVTATGSTSTLLRSISSSPAAPSPPPLEQPAPAALPRTTPTPGGAMPPPLGLPTPTSPQEISLANITVPLESIKPSSILPVTVYDQHGFRVLFHFARDSLPERPDILVVVISMLSTAPLPIRNIVFQSAVPKEKVRLRYKLTFTMGEQTYNEMGDVDQFPPPESWGSL is encoded by the exons ATGGAGCCGGACACGTTGGAGTCGTGGATca ACAGGGCCACGAATCCTCTCAACAAGGATCTGGACTGGGACAGCATCAATGCTTTCTGTGAGCAGCTGAATAAGGAGCTAGAAGG TCCTCCGCTTGCCACTCGACTTTTAGCTCACAAGATCCAGTCTCCGCAGGAATGGGAAGCCATCCAGGCCTTAACG GTGCTGGAGACCTGCATGAAGAACTGCGGCAAGCGCTTCCACGACGAGGTGGGCAAGTTCCGCTTCCTCAACGAGCTCATTAAGGTGGTGTCACCCAAG TATCTAGGCAGTCGGACTCCTGAGAAAGTGAAGTTGAAAATCCTGGAGCTGATGTACAGCTGGACGCTGGGGCTGCCTGAGGAAGTGAAGATCACAGAGGCCTATCACATGCTGAAGAAACAAG gaATCGTGAAGAGCGACCCAAAGCTGCCAGACGAGGCTCCCttgcccctgcctcccccccggCCCAAGAACATCATCTTTGATGACGAGGAGAAGTCCAAG ATGCTGGCTCGCCTGCTGAAAAGCTCCCATTCTGAGGACCTCCGGGCTGCCAACAAGCTCATCAAGGAAATGGTTCAGGAG GACCAGAAGCGAATGGAGAAGATCTCCAAGCGTACAAATGCCATTGAAGAGGTGAACAACAATGTGAAGCTGCTGACGGAGATGGTAACCAACTACAGCAAGGGGGAGACAACGGAGAGCAGCGAGGACCTCATGAAG GAGCTATGCCAGCGCTGCGAGCGCCTGAGGCCCATGCTGTTCCGGCTCGCCAGCGACACAGAGGACAACGATGAGGCGCTAG CGGAAATCCTGCAAGCCAATGACAACCTGACCCAGGTGATCAACCTGTACAAGCAGCTTGTGAGAGGAGAGGAGATCAATGGAGAGACTGTGGGTGGCCCCCTCCGAG GCAGCACCTCAGCCCTCCTGGACCTGTCGGGACTGGACATGCCAGCGCCGGGCCCCTCCTACCCAGCCTTACCCACCCTGTTGGGTGGCTCCATGCTCCCTGTGCCTGACCCAGCCAGCTCCGTCTCCCTGCTGGATGATGAGCTCATGTCTCTcg GACTGAATGACCCGGCCCCCCAGGCTGGGGACAGCAGCGGCTGGAACAGTTTCCAA GATAGCAGTGAGCCCAGCCTGCCCTCCATCACCACTGCTCCAGCACTGAAAGCAGAGGCAGGAACACCCGCCCCTGGCCCTTCCTCTGTCACCAGTGGCCTGGATGACCTGGATCTGCTGGGGAAGACTCTGTTACAACAGTCCCTGCCTCCAGAGTCACAGCAAGTCCGATG GGAGAAGCAGCCGCCCCCCCGGCTCACATTACGGGACCTCCAGAACAAGACAAGCTCTGGCACCTCAGTGACTGCCACCGGTAGCACCTCCACCCTGCTCCGGAGCATCTCCTCGAGCCCTGCGGCCCCCTCACCGCCTCCTTTGGAGCAGCCTGCCCCTGCCGCGCTTCCGAGAACCACCCCCACGCCAGGTGGAGCTATGCCGCCCCCGCTGGGGCTCCCCACTCCCACGTCCCCCCAGGAGATCTCGCTGGCGAACATCACAGTCCCTCTGGAGTCTATCAAACCCA gcagCATCCTCCCGGTGACTGTCTACGACCAGCACGGCTTCCGGGTCCTCTTCCACTTTGCCCGAGACTCTCTGCCCGAGCGGCCTGACATACTGGTGGTAGTGATCTCCATGCTCagcacagccccgctgcccatcCGCAACATCGTCTTTCAGTCTGCCGTCCCCAAG GAGAAAGTGAGACTACGATACAAACTGACCTTCACCATGGGGGAGCAAACCTACAATGAAATGGGGGACGTGGACCAGTTCCCCCCTCCAGAGTCCTGGGGCAGCCTCTAG
- the GGA1 gene encoding ADP-ribosylation factor-binding protein GGA1 isoform X1, producing the protein MEPDTLESWINRATNPLNKDLDWDSINAFCEQLNKELEGPPLATRLLAHKIQSPQEWEAIQALTVLETCMKNCGKRFHDEVGKFRFLNELIKVVSPKYLGSRTPEKVKLKILELMYSWTLGLPEEVKITEAYHMLKKQGIVKSDPKLPDEAPLPLPPPRPKNIIFDDEEKSKMLARLLKSSHSEDLRAANKLIKEMVQEDQKRMEKISKRTNAIEEVNNNVKLLTEMVTNYSKGETTESSEDLMKELCQRCERLRPMLFRLASDTEDNDEALAEILQANDNLTQVINLYKQLVRGEEINGETVGGPLRGSTSALLDLSGLDMPAPGPSYPALPTLLGGSMLPVPDPASSVSLLDDELMSLGLNDPAPQAGDSSGWNSFQDSSEPSLPSITTAPALKAEAGTPAPGPSSVTSGLDDLDLLGKTLLQQSLPPESQQVRWEKQPPPRLTLRDLQNKTSSGTSVTATGSTSTLLRSISSSPAAPSPPPLEQPAPAALPRTTPTPGGAMPPPLGLPTPTSPQEISLANITVPLESIKPSSILPVTVYDQHGFRVLFHFARDSLPERPDILVVVISMLSTAPLPIRNIVFQSAVPKVMKVKLQPPSGTELPAFNPIVHPTAITQVLLLANPQKEKVRLRYKLTFTMGEQTYNEMGDVDQFPPPESWGSL; encoded by the exons ATGGAGCCGGACACGTTGGAGTCGTGGATca ACAGGGCCACGAATCCTCTCAACAAGGATCTGGACTGGGACAGCATCAATGCTTTCTGTGAGCAGCTGAATAAGGAGCTAGAAGG TCCTCCGCTTGCCACTCGACTTTTAGCTCACAAGATCCAGTCTCCGCAGGAATGGGAAGCCATCCAGGCCTTAACG GTGCTGGAGACCTGCATGAAGAACTGCGGCAAGCGCTTCCACGACGAGGTGGGCAAGTTCCGCTTCCTCAACGAGCTCATTAAGGTGGTGTCACCCAAG TATCTAGGCAGTCGGACTCCTGAGAAAGTGAAGTTGAAAATCCTGGAGCTGATGTACAGCTGGACGCTGGGGCTGCCTGAGGAAGTGAAGATCACAGAGGCCTATCACATGCTGAAGAAACAAG gaATCGTGAAGAGCGACCCAAAGCTGCCAGACGAGGCTCCCttgcccctgcctcccccccggCCCAAGAACATCATCTTTGATGACGAGGAGAAGTCCAAG ATGCTGGCTCGCCTGCTGAAAAGCTCCCATTCTGAGGACCTCCGGGCTGCCAACAAGCTCATCAAGGAAATGGTTCAGGAG GACCAGAAGCGAATGGAGAAGATCTCCAAGCGTACAAATGCCATTGAAGAGGTGAACAACAATGTGAAGCTGCTGACGGAGATGGTAACCAACTACAGCAAGGGGGAGACAACGGAGAGCAGCGAGGACCTCATGAAG GAGCTATGCCAGCGCTGCGAGCGCCTGAGGCCCATGCTGTTCCGGCTCGCCAGCGACACAGAGGACAACGATGAGGCGCTAG CGGAAATCCTGCAAGCCAATGACAACCTGACCCAGGTGATCAACCTGTACAAGCAGCTTGTGAGAGGAGAGGAGATCAATGGAGAGACTGTGGGTGGCCCCCTCCGAG GCAGCACCTCAGCCCTCCTGGACCTGTCGGGACTGGACATGCCAGCGCCGGGCCCCTCCTACCCAGCCTTACCCACCCTGTTGGGTGGCTCCATGCTCCCTGTGCCTGACCCAGCCAGCTCCGTCTCCCTGCTGGATGATGAGCTCATGTCTCTcg GACTGAATGACCCGGCCCCCCAGGCTGGGGACAGCAGCGGCTGGAACAGTTTCCAA GATAGCAGTGAGCCCAGCCTGCCCTCCATCACCACTGCTCCAGCACTGAAAGCAGAGGCAGGAACACCCGCCCCTGGCCCTTCCTCTGTCACCAGTGGCCTGGATGACCTGGATCTGCTGGGGAAGACTCTGTTACAACAGTCCCTGCCTCCAGAGTCACAGCAAGTCCGATG GGAGAAGCAGCCGCCCCCCCGGCTCACATTACGGGACCTCCAGAACAAGACAAGCTCTGGCACCTCAGTGACTGCCACCGGTAGCACCTCCACCCTGCTCCGGAGCATCTCCTCGAGCCCTGCGGCCCCCTCACCGCCTCCTTTGGAGCAGCCTGCCCCTGCCGCGCTTCCGAGAACCACCCCCACGCCAGGTGGAGCTATGCCGCCCCCGCTGGGGCTCCCCACTCCCACGTCCCCCCAGGAGATCTCGCTGGCGAACATCACAGTCCCTCTGGAGTCTATCAAACCCA gcagCATCCTCCCGGTGACTGTCTACGACCAGCACGGCTTCCGGGTCCTCTTCCACTTTGCCCGAGACTCTCTGCCCGAGCGGCCTGACATACTGGTGGTAGTGATCTCCATGCTCagcacagccccgctgcccatcCGCAACATCGTCTTTCAGTCTGCCGTCCCCAAG GTGATGAAGGTCAAGCTACAGCCGCCCTCGGGGACAGAGCTCCCGGCATTTAACCCCATTGTCCACCCGACTGCCATCACCCAAGTCCTGCTGCTTGCCAACCCACAGAAG GAGAAAGTGAGACTACGATACAAACTGACCTTCACCATGGGGGAGCAAACCTACAATGAAATGGGGGACGTGGACCAGTTCCCCCCTCCAGAGTCCTGGGGCAGCCTCTAG